A genomic window from Cricetulus griseus strain 17A/GY chromosome 4, alternate assembly CriGri-PICRH-1.0, whole genome shotgun sequence includes:
- the Crygs gene encoding gamma-crystallin S has protein sequence MSLGMASALLCCPDEMMDSLPCKLRLLCTFICVPSCPVPQLSNCSVLQISFFEDKNFQGRRYDCDCDCADFYSYLSRCNSIRVEGGTWAVYERPNFAGHMYILPQGEYPEYQRWMGLNDRLGSCRAVHLSSGGQYKIQIFEKGDFSGQMHETTEDCPSIMEQFHMREINSCKVLEGAWIFHELPNYRGRQYLLDKKEYRKPIDWGATSPAVQSLRRIVE, from the exons ATGTCCCTGGGAATGGCATCAgctctgttgtgctgcccagATGAGATGATGGACTCTCTCCCCTGCAAGCTTcggctg CTTTGCACTTTCATCTGTGTGCCAAGCTGCCCAGTTCCTCAGCTCTCTAACTGCTCTGTGCTTCAGATTAGTTTCTTTGAGGACAAAAACTTTCAAGGCCGTCGTTATGACTGCGACTGTGACTGTGCCGACTTCTACTCCTACCTAAGTCGCTGCAACTCCATTCGAGTAGAAGGAGGCACCTGGGCCGTGTATGAGAGACCCAACTTCGCTGGGCACATGTACATCCTACCTCAGGGCGAGTACCCTGAGTACCAACGTTGGATGGGCCTCAATGACCGCCTGGGCTCTTGCAGAGCTGTTCATCTG tccaGTGGAGGCCAGTATAAGATTCAGATCTTTGAAAAGGGTGACTTTAGTGGCCAAATGCATGAAACAACAGAAGACTGCCCTTCCATCATGGAGCAATTTCACATGCGAGAGATCAACTCCTGTAAGGTACTAGAAGGCGCCTGGATTTTCCATGAGCTACCCAACTACCGTGGCAGACAGTATCTTCTGGACAAGAAGGAATACCGGAAGCCCATCGATTGGGGTGCAACATCTCCTGCTGTCCAGTCACTGCGCCGCATTGTGGAGTGA